Proteins encoded together in one Impatiens glandulifera chromosome 1, dImpGla2.1, whole genome shotgun sequence window:
- the LOC124920039 gene encoding 3-ketoacyl-CoA synthase 4-like, whose protein sequence is MDGTVGSQFNAGRSGVSGGPSVGVQIQNDRRLPDFLQSVNLKYVKLGYHHLISHLLTLCLIPIMAVIFVEVSQMNPNDIRQLWLQLKYNLVSVIVCSAILVFGSTVYIMSRPLPVYLIDYSCYRPPDHLKAPFHTFMDHSKLTGDFDESSLEFQRKILQRSGLGDDTYVPDAMHQIPPVPSMAAARDESEQVMFGALDNLFRNTSIKPKDIGILVVNCSLFNPTPSLSAMIINKYKFRVNIRSFNLGGMGCSAGVIAVDLAKDLLQIHRKTYAVVVSTENITQNWYFGNKKSMLIPNCLFRVGGSAVLLTNKSSERRRAKYKLVHIVRTHKGADDKAFQCVYQEQDELGKTGVSLSKDLMAIAGGALKTNITTLGPLVLPVSEQLLFFSTLVLKKLLNKNVKPYIPDFKLAFDHFCIHAGGRAVIDELEKNLELMPIHVEASRMTLHRFGNTSSSSIWYELAYMEAKGRIRKGNRVWQIAFGSGFKCNSAVWQAMKNVKATRDGPWEDCIDKYPVKLVL, encoded by the coding sequence ATGGACGGTACTGTAGGATCTCAATTCAACGCCGGCCGTAGTGGCGTAAGCGGTGGACCATCGGTTGGTGTTCAGATCCAGAACGATCGGAGGCTTCCTGATTTCCTTCAGAGCGTAAATCTAAAGTATGTTAAGTTGGGTTATCATCACTTAATCTCTCATTTGTTAACCCTCTGTTTGATTCCTATAATGGCGGTGATATTCGTCGAGGTTTCGCAGATGAATCCAAACGACATTCGTCAGTTATGGCTTCAATTGAAGTATAATCTTGTTAGCGTTATAGTTTGTTCTGCGATTCTCGTATTCGGTTCGACCGTTTATATCATGTCTCGTCCTTTACCTGTTTATCTAATCGATTACTCCTGTTACCGACCTCCCGACCACCTCAAAGCTCCATTTCACACATTCATGGATCACTCCAAACTAACCGGCGATTTCGATGAGTCTTCTCTCGAATTCCAGCGCAAGATCCTCCAACGATCAGGTCTAGGCGATGATACATATGTTCCTGACGCTATGCATCAAATTCCTCCTGTTCCGTCCATGGCTGCCGCGAGAGATGAATCAGAACAGGTAATGTTTGGAGCATTGGATAATTTGTTTAGAAATACATCGATTAAACCAAAGGATATTGGGATTCTTGTGGTGAATTGTAGTTTGTTTAATCCTACACCTTCTCTTTCTGCCATGATCATCAACAAGTATAAATTTAGGGTTAATATCAGAAGCTTTAACTTAGGAGGAATGGGTTGTAGTGCTGGTGTGATTGCAGTTGATCTCGCAAAGGACTTACTACAAATTCATAGGAAAACTTACGCTGTTGTTGTCAGTACCGAGAACATAACACAGAATTGGTATTTCGGGAATAAGAAATCAATGTTGATCCCCAATTGTCTGTTTAGAGTCGGCGGTTCTGCAGTTCTGCTAACGAACAAATCTTCAGAAAGAAGAAGGGCAAAGTATAAACTAGTTCACATTGTTAGAACACATAAAGGTGCAGATGATAAAGCATTTCAATGTGTATATCAAGAACAAGATGAATTGGGGAAAACCGGTGTTTCCTTATCGAAAGACCTAATGGCTATCGCGGGTGGAGCTTTGAAAACCAATATAACCACTTTAGGACCTCTGGTTCTTCCTGTTAGTGAGCAATTGCTGTTCTTCTCCACTCTTGTGCTGAAGAAACTGTTGAACAAAAACGTGAAGCCTTATATTCCTGATTTTAAGTTAGCATTTGATCATTTCTGCATTCATGCTGGAGGAAGGGCCGTGATTGATGAACTTGAGAAGAATCTTGAATTGATGCCGATTCATGTGGAAGCTTCTAGAATGACACTTCATAGATTTGGGAATACTTCTTCAAGTTCTATTTGGTATGAGCTTGCGTATATGGAGGCTAAAGGGAGAATAAGGAAAGGGAATCGCGTTTGGCAGATTGCGTTTGGGAGTGGATTTAAATGTAATAGCGCGGTTTGGCAAGCGATGAAAAATGTGAAGGCGACTAGAGATGGTCCTTGGGAAGATTGTATTGATAAGTATCCTGTTAAACTGGTATTATAA
- the LOC124920038 gene encoding DUF21 domain-containing protein At1g47330 has product MGSDLPCCSGTFFLYVAIIIGLVIFAGLMAGLTLGLMSLGLVDLEVLIKSGRPQDRIHASKIFTVVKNQHLLLCTLLIGNSLAMESLPIFLDKLAPPGVAILISVTLILLFGEILPQAICTRYGLTVGAMATPFVRVLLFLFFPVAYPISKVLDWMLGKGHAVLLRRAELKTLVDFHGNEAGKGGDLTHDETTIIGGALEMTEKTAKDAMTPISNAFSLDLDAILNLETLNAIMTKGHSRVPVYSSTPSNIIGLVLVKNLLGVDPDDAVPLRKMLIRKIPRVSEDMPLYDILNEFQKGHSHIAVVYKDLKNDSNKLRKVNEDVYMDAVKSEGQDSLDAGAVKNEVEHQQLRRKSPPPPPAFKKRHRGCSFCILDLENNPIPVIPSCQDVVGVISMEDVIEELLQEEILDETDEYVNIHNRIKINMHAFNESQSASTTAATAGSDSTDSTLLVQ; this is encoded by the exons ATGGGGTCCGACTTGCCGTGCTGCAGCGGGACGTTCTTTTTGTACGTAGCCATAATCATAGGGCTAGTCATCTTCGCCGGTTTAATGGCAGGTTTAACCCTTGGTCTCATGTCTCTGGGTCTTGTCGACCTTGAGGTTCTAATCAAGTCCGGCCGCCCCCAGGATCGCATCCATGCCT CAAAAATATTCACTGTTGTAAAAAACCAGCACCTTCTTCTATGTACTCTATTGATTGGAAACTCTTTAGCTATGGAG TCACTTCCCATCTTCTTAGATAAGCTTGCACCTCCAGGGGTAGCAATTCTGATATCTGTTACTCTTATCCTCTTATTTGGAGAAATATTGCCTCAAGCCATCTGTACTCGTTATGGTTTAACAGTTGGAGCTATGGCTACTCCATTCGTTCGggttcttctttttcttttctttcctgTTGCTTACCCAATCAGTAAAGTTCTAGATTGGATGTTAGGTAAAGGACATGCTGTTCTTCTACGTAGAGCTGAGCTTAAAACCCTAGTTGATTTTCATGGTAATGAAGCTGGTAAAGGAGGAGATTTAACACATGATGAAACAACTATAATTGGTGGAGCACTTGAAATGACTGAAAAGACTGCTAAAGATGCTATGACTCCTATTTCCAATGCATTCTCTCTTGATTTGGATGCAATTCTTAATTTGGAAACTTTGAATGCAATTATGACAAAGGGTCATAGTAGAGTTCCTGTTTATTCTTCAACTCCCAGTAATATCATTGGTCTTGTCCTg GTTAAGAATCTTCTAGGAGTTGATCCAGATGATGCAGTTCCTCTAAGGAAGATGCTAATAAGAAAAATTCCTAGGGTTTCAGAAGACATGCCTCTTTATGATATTCTAAATGAATTTCAAAAGGGTCATAGCCACATTGCGGTTGTATACAAGGATCTGAAGAATGATTCCAATAAACTTCGAAAAGTTAATGAAGACG TTTATATGGATGCTGTGAAATCCGAGGGACAAGATTCTTTGGATGCGGGTGCAGTTAAAAACGAGGTTGAACACCAACAATTGAGAAGGAAAAGTCCACCGCCTCCTCCTGCTTTCAAGAAACGACATAGAGGTTGTTCATTCTGCATCTTGGATTTGGAGAATAACCCAATTCCGGTTATCCCATCATGCCAAGATGTGGTTGGTGTAATTTCCATGGAAGATGTTATCGAGGAGCTTCTTCAG GAGGAGATATTGGACGAGACAGATGAATACGTAAATATTCATAACAG GATAAAGATCAACATGCATGCTTTCAACGAATCTCAGAGTGCTTCGACAACTGCTGCTACGGCTGGTTCTGATTCGACTGACTCAACTTTGTTAGTCCAATAA